Proteins from one Vicinamibacterales bacterium genomic window:
- a CDS encoding class I SAM-dependent methyltransferase — MTDSLADWLRLREAADWEARSPRLVQQVVDETAQTAPHKGAPYNVLDLATGTGSNLRYLAERLPGHQRWLVVDRNPDLLALVTDRTASWAAARGYAFHSHATGLRVSHGSLDCEIETLQRDLRELDDAGLFAGRHLVTASALLDLVSESWLRSLAAQCRDVGAAALFALTYNGESSCWPAEPDDDLVRELLNRHQHTDKGLGGIAAGPDAVACAERCFAAIGYQVRTEPTDWNLGPVQDDMQRYLVGDWARAAGELAPDLLPRITNWRDRRLAHIQAGQSRIVVRHHDLAAWPATRP; from the coding sequence GCAGGTCGTTGATGAAACGGCCCAGACGGCGCCCCATAAAGGGGCGCCCTACAACGTGCTGGACCTCGCCACTGGCACGGGGTCCAACCTTCGTTATCTGGCCGAGCGCCTGCCCGGCCACCAGCGTTGGCTGGTCGTTGACCGAAACCCGGACCTGCTCGCGCTCGTGACCGATCGCACCGCGTCCTGGGCCGCGGCGCGCGGCTATGCGTTCCACTCGCACGCGACCGGTCTGCGCGTCAGCCACGGGTCGCTGGACTGCGAGATCGAAACGCTGCAGCGGGACCTGCGAGAGCTGGACGATGCGGGGTTGTTCGCGGGGCGGCACCTGGTCACCGCATCGGCACTGCTGGATCTCGTGTCGGAGTCGTGGCTGCGGTCGCTCGCCGCGCAATGCCGAGATGTGGGCGCGGCCGCACTGTTCGCCCTCACCTATAACGGCGAGTCGTCTTGTTGGCCGGCGGAGCCCGACGACGACCTGGTTCGGGAGTTGTTGAACCGGCACCAGCACACCGACAAGGGACTGGGCGGCATTGCCGCTGGTCCAGACGCGGTGGCGTGCGCCGAGCGCTGCTTCGCCGCGATCGGATACCAGGTCCGCACCGAGCCCACCGATTGGAACCTGGGGCCGGTCCAGGATGACATGCAGCGCTACCTCGTCGGCGACTGGGCACGTGCCGCCGGCGAGTTGGCGCCGGACCTGCTGCCGCGCATCACCAATTGGCGCGATCGCCGGCTGGCGCACATTCAGGCCGGGCAATCACGCATCGTCGTGCGCCATCACGACCTGGCGGCGTGGCCGGCGACACGGCCATGA